The sequence CCAGAGTTTAAAGGAGTTTATTGAAGACATGTTCAACAAGTTACAACATGATGAAATGGAAGAATTAGCTCTAACTTTATGGAATCTGTGCtggagaagaaatgaaaaagtatttaataatattttgattgatCCCAACATAGTTCTACATCGAGTCCATCAAATGCAACATGATCATGCAGAATCCAAAACAATCAACTAGAATCAAAGCAATACATTGAGAAATGGCACATGGGAGACCCTTCCACCAGGTTTTTGCAAAATAAATCGGGATGTGGCAGTTGACAGAATGCATTACAAGATTGGTATTTGTATTGCAGTGAGAGATGAGGAAGGTAATTACTTAGCCACCATGAGAAAGAACCAACTCATTTGTTCTAACCCTTTAATTGCTGAAGTAGTAGGAGCATTAACAACAATAAATTTTGGACTTGATCTAGGAATGAGGAAGGTAGTATTAAGGGGTGATTCCAAAAGAGTAGTAATGGGGATCCAAAAACATGCACAAGATGAAAGCTACTTTGGAATAATCATCTCCGATATAAGATCAAAAATTAGCTCTTTTGATGTTTGTGTTACTAAGAATATCAACAGAGAAGGTAATGCAATAACTCATAAACTTGGTAAAAATGCTTTGATTATATCAGAGTATATAGtggatttggaggaggaaaaatgctattttgtcCACTCTATTTGCTCTCTCATTTTGAcatctcatgtattttaatttttttctttacttaatagttaaggaagtgactattagtgtatttatatattttttatattttttaaaaatgtttaacaatgttaaaaaaatataaaaaaaaaaattgaaaaaaaaacgtTTAAGTAACGGTAACAATGTCTTTAAAACATACATTAAAGACAATGGGTAGTTTCCTCCATGCTCTCATGGTAGAAACTCCCTATTATCTTTAATGtatgttttaagttttatatgaaatgagtttgtttaaaaaaaaaaaaaaaaaaatacatccgGTGGCTTTATGCAAACCAGATTCCTTCATCGCCACATTCTACGTTCCACGTGCAATAGTACTTAAAGAAAGTTGAGAACCACGTGTCAATGATATCATCACTTGTTGTCAACACAGCattgctatctttttttaagtggcagttattttttaaattgatttaacTACTAGTAAccgttttctttcaaaatttcacAAACTGTTATTTCAACAGTAATATACTCTCTTTTAACAGTTATAAAccgtttttcttttaatatatattattcataaatataatttcatatttattagttttttactgctattataaattttttaagatccATTTGGATACAAATATGAGATAAAACTATATcacttatctcatttaattttaactgataattttattattatttataaattatttaaattcatctcatttcactgtTCAAAGCAAACTTTGGATAAAAACTCAAACATGACAATGGGAGTCCAAAACTAAGCACAAAATGGCTAAAAACTTGACACGTAGCAAACCCTCAACAACGTGGCACTCTCAGACATCTCGCCAATGACATCTGTTCCAACTTAATTTCACTTCTCTTCCTTATTAGATAGTACATACCCATTACCAAATCCAACGCAAACCCATCCTCTGAATTAGCACTACTTTGGCAAAATATTCCCATTACATTCTGCAGAACTTCCATCAGATTCATCAAGAACTCATGGGTTCAGAAACTTTCGTAGAAGTAATTCTGGCAATACTTCTACCTCCTGTTGGGGTCTTCCTCCGCTATGGCTGTGAAGTACTAATTCTTCTCTTGCAAACCAGATTTTCATATGATCTGATCATGTGCTTGTTCTTTGATTTCATGAACatgaatttgtttttgaattttgtgaAATGCAGGTGGAGTTTTGGATAGATTTGCTGCTGACAATATTGGGATACATTCCGGGAATCATATATGCCCTTTATGTGTTGGTAGGATAGCATGACATGCCGCATGGTTGATGCAGCAGTACAAGAAGATAAATGTGACATGATCTGCTATTTTGGACGTGATCGATGTTTTCTAGGACTAGGAGCAGTATATGCAGGATGTTCTGAGAGTTGCTTTGATCTCTTTCAAATCATGTGTTGTTTGTTTACAATAAGTGTACTTGAGTCTGCATGGAAGTGTTTATATATGTCTTTCAGTACTCGTTTAGTACCCATATATGTTTTCTGTGTAGTTTGATTAATGgaactacgtacgtacctaGGCATGTATGCAGTCTAGTCAACTGcatggaaatggaaatggaCTCTGAAAACATGTTCTATGGTGCACTCTTTTCATGCCAATCTTTATTCTTTTGTCAAGAGCACATGCGGCGCCCCCGACCCCTGCCTTTGCGACGTCAGGATGTTGCCCGCATGCACGGACATACAACCTTTGCGCAATGGCGCGCACACGCTAAAGAATGAATGAACAATTAATTTGCAgcgaaaaatataaaagaacaGTCAtcacttttcattattttattattattatttttatcaatttttcacTACTaatcactattattcaatatttgatcattattttttcattattatttacaaaatacctcactacccaaacgcaacctaagatAATCTCGTGACTCAACTATAATCAAACAACGCCATAGAATTCATGACTCAACTATAATAAGAACAACGCCATGATCATCCTAatgattaaattataataaaaacttATAGGCAGCTAATTATCTTAGTGAATCGGGATTTTGATCCAACACAATCTGCCAAAAGTAGTGATGTTATGTTAGAGATTCCAGCTACATACATGAGTGAAAACAGCATGGAGAGGCTCCTTAAACAACGCAATCACAAATTAGTCTAAAAAGATTCAAAAACGCGTGGTTTTCTCTTTTGGCACGACGAGCTGGGGCGCCTAAATTGCTGGCTTTTTCTCTCAGCATGTGATCAAGTGGAAAGGTCTAGTCAATAAAGATATTGATGGGGATAAAGTTGGTCAATGGGCTTGTTCATAAACCCATCACCACTGGCAAGCCCACCTTTTCTTACTTTACAAACACTAATATTTTCCTCCATACTTTCTCAATTTGATTTATagttaaaaacattttattgacTTAATTATCGAAGTGTCACAAGGTATTATTGATTAATTACAGTACAAGTTCTCTCATTTTGTAGAGAGTTTGATGCCAACTTGATTGTTTACTGCAGATGATTTGAGTTACTTTTAGACATCATCATCAAATATCAATGTGCACGTATCTTGTTATTCGACCAATGCGTTATGCtatgcatcagttactattcactcccacACTCAATACCTAACaactttttttacattttttcataagatatgtGGTATGtaaagtgaatagtgactgatgagaagaattattcttCGGCCAATATCTTTCTTCATTATTAAAATCTTgctaaaatatttagaattggTTATAGAATTCAATCCGAACACTACAAAAAGACTTTGGgggttttctttttgcttcacCCAAAgccttcttttttgtttgttctaTATGACTTCAGTGGCCTACACAATGTCTATCAACTCCTCATCTTCCTCCACAAAGCACTTCTGCAACACCCTTGGAGGGTAAAGCACAATAATTTGTTCCATACTTGAAGGGGCAAAAgcttttcagttattttgatgGGGCCAATCCTTGCCTTTTCCATTTTATTCCAAAAACAATCACTATCTCTCTAAATTTAAGTCCTTCCCAACCCTAAAAGATGGTATTTAGTTTTAGCGAAACTCAGTTAAAATTGAAATACTCTCGTATTTAGAATACGTGACTTAATCCAGTCTTTAATATTGGTAAAATTAAATACTCAGAATTCAATAATTAAGGCAAATTATGATTAAGCTTATTTTTTCCGAATTTAAATTCTCTTTAATTTATGTGGAATGAGAGTGGTATAAGTAGGGATGCCATTTTAGCAAGTCATCTTGATACTATTGTACTGTGGAATGATCTTTAATTTAGCAAGTCATTTAGAACAGCATAAATGCAATTTGCATGATTGGATATCAAGGTTTTAAAACCAACTACTATATAAAGATCATTTTTCATGTCTCTCACTAACAAGCATAGagtgttttacatttttcagaATTCTTCAAAGAGTTTCACTTTGTTAGCAATTATGTgctctttcttgttttaaatttattattttgttcacGAAACGCGTATAATCTAATTGATTAAAAGctaatacaatttttaaatatcttaatCTATCATACACCTATTTAGCCCCGAACGCATATGATATATTGAAGAGGGATTGAATGTCATATTCATGGTAGTTTCTCTCGAAGAAGTTCGAGGAAAAACttcaatatgcaaaattaaaaataaggattgaaatattctaacttcgagaaaatcaatatatatatatatataattatatatatgtacgagTTAGAGACTTTTTAAGTAGTTCTAGTTCTATGTCAAACTAAAATGAAATGTTGACTTGTAGATTCTCTAGAAATTTATGAACTTTCTCTCGCTCGACCTAGAAAAGTAAAATCTATTGATTTGAAGACAATGCAAGAAGATGTCAATGACTTCTTTAACGAGGGAATTGTTGAATATATGATGAGGGCTTTGTTGATATAGCCAAGAGGTTTAGGAAATTTCCCCAACCTAGGAAGGAAAATCTGAAGAATAAGATTTTCAAGAATATAGAAAGATCAAATGGTGACTTTAGTGTACTCTCACGAGGCAGGAAGGAGAAAAGTATGAATTATTTCTATTCTCGAGTCGGTAGGTAAAGcacattatttatattatttaaataataagatttgatttataaaatttaaattttaaaaattatattataaataaaattatactgCATAAGCAGtgttgtgtaaaaattttagagtaaaaattatctatatatatggaaggaAAAGCTATAACAAAACCTTTTGAAGAATAACTACTACTAAAAAGATTAATGATATTGAACTTCaacattattcataaaaaaaagttgacaaAAAGGAGATAAACTCtcaatatttcttataatttactaaaaattgaagttgaaaaaaataataaattctcagTTATCAATATACAATACACAATTTTGTgctattattttaaataaggatTCAATatcgtttgtttttgtaaataagAGAATATGcgtttatattaaaattaaaaattgaataaaatattattagaatatattattttaatattatttttattttaaagaattatataatatatagattttttttaaatcttagtAATTTTTTGTATGTTGAAAATTGCCGtaagttttttctatttttaccAGAAATAGAAATCTATTCCACGTTCGTTGCTTCAACGCCATTGCGCTCTCTCTCTTGAAAGTTTTAACTCCATATCCCAAAGTCCTCTATCTGTCTTTCTCAGTCCAAACTTCTTACCAACacaagcctctctctctctctctctctctctctctctctcatcttcaaTGTCAGTCCCAGCAGCCCTGCACCCATGCTAGGGCTGCGCCACAGCAGCGCAGTTCGATCCCCCCGAGCTCTAGAACTCGACGAGAAATGGTGTTCAAGGGCCGgttcttctcctcctccaagAAATCCGACTCCTCCAGCGCCGACGGATCCAATTCCAACTCCCCCCGATCCCTTGCTACCAACTCCAACTCACCCTCCCGATCCGATAAGAAGAAGCCCAAAGCTGcttccaccacctcctccaAAGACAACCCCTCCGGTACCAGAACTCAATTTAAAGATGGAGCCCAGAAGAAAGATTCTAAAGGCAAAGAAACTGTCACACCAAGTCAAACCCCGTCAAAGCCCGGCTCTAATCTTGGTTCCGGTTCCGGGTCGAGGACCAAGAAGGAGGTCATACCGGCGGAGGCTCCGTCGACGGTGTCTCCGATTCTGGCGTCGTCCCTGGGATTGAATAGGATCAAGACGCGATCGGGACCGTTGCCGCAGGAGAGCTTCTTCGGGTTTAGAAGCAGTGACAAGGGCTCCGCTCTTGGCGCCAGCAATTTATCGAGGCACGTCAAAGTCGATACCGGGTCTGGTTCGGGCTCGGGTTCTGGAACTGGGGGGAAGAAGGAGGCCGTTGGTCCGAGTAGGATGCTGGGGTTCCAAGAACATTGGGTTGACAATGGGAGCAACTCGGACAGTATGTCCACTGGGAGTGCGCAGTCTAAAGACCAGAGTCCTAATGTGATTGCGCGCTCATGTTTACAGAATGGGGAGTCTTCCTCTCAACCAGGTATAgtttcttttggtttatttaattgtttgaaCAATGAAGCGGTAATTGCTGGTTATGCACAATTGTACATCAAAGTGAATAACGTGACCTTGAGATTGTTGTTCGTATTATCAATTGTGACTGACCGGACTTTTCATATGTGTGCAGTTATCTGTTTGTTCTTTCATtcttcaattaaatttttatttcataggATTTTGCATGCCAGCACATACTGGTGAAATTGTTACTTTTTTGTTCATGTTAGGTTGAGAATTTAGCATTTTGGTAGTTGAAGAAAGATCATCTACGTTTTATGTTTAGTAAAAAATTCAGAATTATGGTGGAGAAGGAAGTTGATTAAAAGAAGTCTATAAGATGACCTATATGCAGTCAGTTTGTAAAATCAAGCGCCTGTCCAACAGCTAACTTAACTGATGCTGTTAAAACTATTGAATTTGGGGCTTCTTAATCAACACATTGAGTTAATCCCAGCAGTCTGCCGTCTTCTCCTATTTATCCATTCTCTCCCTGTCCATTATTGGGGCCtaacatgaaaatatgaaattgtAACAGAAGTTGATTATGAGCATTGGCTCGGTCCATGTAGAAGTAGATGTTAGAACTGCTATGATAACATGTTATATTTGAAGTAGACATGGATAAGTGGATTTATATCATCATAGTTTCTGATTCCTATTTTTTTCTGGTGTATGCTTCACATGCAAatgtttccttttttctttctgttattGACTGCTTTATTAATCTTGTCTTAAATgatcaactcgttttgacccgaacccatttatatcaaatctaAATCTGCTAATTTCGTGTCTTGTTTGTGTTGGATTCActggtcgtgtcacatattgccatcCCTACTCCATCAAGTAAAGCCGTAGACCATATGACAATGATTCGCCACACAAGTCTCCTTATTGCTAGTGATTTTGAACAACTTGGGGAAGGTGTGTATCAATGATTGATCTCTACACCACGCATCATGCCAAAAGCAAATCTTGGACTTGTCACCCATCAAAATCTAGTGGGGTGGGAAAAAACCTCCAAcccctccaaatattcttcctaAGACCGGCCCCAAAAGACCCATTTGCCCCAAAAGACCCATTTGCCTTGTTTGAATAACAACTGCCTCCCAAGCTTATGTACTTTATATGATAAGAGGCTCTCTCTTTCGTAGGCATAATTAGGTTTCTTACTCCTAACCTTCCGTCTGCAACAGGCGAACCCACCTCAGACCATTTCAGATGATGGAGTTTATGTTCCTCCCCATACCTCCATAAAAAATATCGTTGTAGTTTCTCAAGTCTATTGGAAAATCCTATAGGAAGTGGAAATGGGGGCTATATTAGGTATACAAACTTgatgttgtgtttttttttcaacgTACTTCTACCACCCTTTGATAGGTACAATTGCTTCCGACCAGCCAAATGCCGTTCCATCTtcttgataccatttgtaacaacCAAagaaaggcccaagccacatctagcCCTACACTTCAAAAGGACTAATCAACTTCACGGTTGCTTTTTGAATCATTATAAAAGTCTCGAACTTCTTCCTACCAAGCAATGTGAGGTCCTATTCGCCGCCTTCTTATATACAATTTGGTTATTATAGATGCATCAAATGATCCAAACACCCCATTTCTCTCAAAATCTGCATCTTTCCGACAAATAGATGGAGAATCCTCATTTCACATGATCCTAGGCCCTCTTGATATCCAATTTACCAAGAACTTTAGGTGGTCTTGACCTCAACCTACTATCAAGGCATTGGCAATTATAActgagtcaagaatttgtcttccATTGATAACAACATTTTAAGAATTGGATATAATGTTtaccaataataaaaaaaagaattagatatAATGTTTGATTGCATTGATCTCAATCTGTTTGCCAAAACTTTAGCCATAATTTTGTAGACACTAACCTACTAGGCTAATAGGCTTGAAATCCTTCACATCAATCTTGGAATAAGGGCAATAAATGAAGCATTAAGAAATTTCTCAAAGTTGtcttttgaattaaatttgTGAAATCCCATCATCACGTCTTCCTCCTAAACATCCCAACAAGCTTGGAGAAAATCCATGGAATAATCATCCAATCCTTGTGTCTTATTCCATTAAATTCTTTCACAACCTCTCCCACCTCTCTATCCTAAAAAGGTTTTGTCTAGCCATAGAGCCTTGGCCTCTTCAAGAGACAAAAGAAAGTTCATCCAACTTAGGCGTCTGATTAAAGTTGTTCATTGGGGTGAGCCATATAAACAAGACGTTCTGGGTTTGAAACTTTGCATTCACACTCTTGAGGCCATCGGACCAGGAGAATTTTCTCTTgaaattacccgaggtgcacttgaaGGAAATTCCTTGTTAAGGGCCTGTGCATCCCCGGGATTAGTTAGGACTTTGTCTCAGACACCCGGCctcaataaaaaaagtaataattcaCTCTATGAGCGAAATGCACAATATGATACCTAATTGCCAAAGGATTGGAAGAAACAATTCCAtgaaatgtgatttttatgtaTTCTCGGGATCgttatcatttgttttttgcatATGCTTCACATGTAAATGTGATCTGAATATATTCTATGGGAATTTATCCttgtattgaaaaaaataggaaaagttCTACATTGTTTGTGCTTTCCAGGTGTTTTTCTTCcccattcatcataataaaaTGGACTTTGTGAGAGGAATGATGATGGATTGGATATATGGGATGGAGACTAATGGAAGACAACTATGACAATGATAATGGTGTTAGAATGtagtattttccaaaataacatttaaaatttagttcatCAAACCTCATTTATGGTTGAGGAAAACCATGAATACATCAAAGGAGCTATGCAAAACAACAAGGCATAAAAACTAAGCAagcaaagaaaaacaacttgTGAATTTGAGAAAAACCAGCACTTGCTGGTGCCAAAAACTGGGGAGACCTGATCCATCAAGGACAAAACAACCTACTGGAAACTTTGGAAGCTGTGAagtaaaagataaaacaaatatataaccCAGAAGACCACAATTTGCTTGGCCATCCGCATGGCCATAGCTTGCTCTATTTACATGAATAATCTCAAAGCATACTTTTAATGAAAGGACAAATACCTTTCCACTGATCATGATATTTCCAGGGGGCCAGCAAACTGATTTTAAGTTAATTCACTGCAAGCAATGAATCAGTTTCAACCACAAGGTTCAGTATATTCAGTTGATTACAAAGCAAAAGTCCATATTTCTGAGCAGACACGTGAGCGAAAAATATTGGTGCCAACTCCCAAGAaacatcaaaatttaaaaatgatggaACTAGAATGAGATCATGATATTCCCTAACATCCCATACTTGGGCACTTGCCTATTctcatgatcaataaaatattgtttattgataaaaacaataatattcctTAAGAGCCAGAAGCACCAGGATTACCTTTGGAGGTGCCATCTAAACTAAATTTTACTTGAACAAGAGCAGGGGGAGTCCACTTGATAAGAACAGGCTTTCTAATTGTCAGCTTAAGGAAGGAACATGAAGAGCATCGAAAGCATAACAGTATGCTTTGCAACAATTGAGCTAGGCTTAAGAAAGAGATTTAATTCATACATCCGCTTAAAGACCTTTCAGATAATAAAATCTGGAGTAGTAATATCATCATACCTGGCAGTGTTTCTGGCAAGCCATAATTCCTAAACAATGAGATATGGAGTGACCCGAGCAAGAAACCTACCTCGATCTGATCCAGCAAAAAAAGACAACCAGGAAATAAGCTTATCCTTCCAGCTAAGAGAGACAGTGTGGATTGCCaaaaaaagatgagaagaaTTGCTTGACCCCAGCAGGAAGAGACTTCTCTTAAAAGAACTTCGGAAAGAGTTTTTGTATACTAATACCCTTGAGAGCAGTGGCCACATTTCAAAACAATAGGAACATCATATTGTTGGATTCTCTCATCAACAAGGATGCCATTATTTCATAGTTTCCAAGTGAAAACCGAAATTTTAAGATGCAAGAAAACATTCCCGATAGAAGAAGAGAACTGATATATAGGAGCCTTCACTCTTAAGAGATTCCATGCAAATTTAGTGCTGAAGGAACCATCGTTGGTATGGTTCCAAACCTGAGAATCCTGTCCACCATGAGTTTAAGTTGAAACTTGGAAACTTCATTAACAAgtatatgatcatgatcaccGAGAATGGAAAGTTGAggaagtctcaaaccaaaattcAATAGCACATCCTTTAAGAGTATATGAGAAGAAACAACTGGAAAACAAGAAGCTGAGTTTCTTTGCTTTCTTTCATCACACTaattggaaaaaggaaaagtcaAAGCAACAGACCAGTAGTCCCATTATCTAccttttgagaaattttttgagAAGGTTCCTTTCTAAATAAAGAGCCGTTCCTAGCCAAATTATCAAGCCCGAAGCTGATAGAACCAAATCGAACATTCCATTGATTATCTTGCTGAGTGGTAGGTAAAAACTTACAAATGGATTTCCAATGGGTGACTGAAGGGACTTTGAAACAAAATTGTCGATGGAAGTGACATTTCTCAAGTAGTTTTGAGTCATGAAAACAGGCCAAGATGAGAGAGAATCTACCACTCTCGGTGACTCTCTTGCCAACTCTACAATGTAGAGCTTTAACTGCTTCAGGCAGATCCCTAATGTCTAATTCACCCTCCTGAGTTTGTTTACAGTTGTCAGGTTGTGATAATATATGATGTGTCTAGTGCAATCACTACAAATTTCTTGGGCATTTTGATCTCTGCTTCCCAAATCTTCCCTCTCTTGTTGTGTTGTGTGTACACTTAACTGCTTTTGATACTTTGAATCACCTTGCAGGACGATATGGGTCATCGTGGGGTCACTCTAGAGGCTTAAGAAGTTCAGATGTTTGTACAACAGAGGTAGCTGTGAAAAGATTTAATTGATGATAACCATGCACTTATATCTGACTTAgtggttttatttctttttccgtTACTTACCTTTTAAATGTAGTTGATGACTTGAGTTGTCATTTCTAGACTGCATATGATTGTGACAACCCAAAGGAGTCTGAGTCTCCCCGTTTTCAAGCTATACTACGTCTCACAAGTGCACCTAGAAAGAAGCCTACTGATATTAAAAGTTTTTCTCATGAACTAAACTCCAAAGGCGTCAGGCCTTTCCCATTTTGGAAGTCTCGAGGCTTAAACAACTTGGAGGTACTTGAGTTTTATTTCATCAGACAATAAATGTGTTTAGAAGTTTCATTTGTTCTCAATTTCCTTGCTGTTTCATGCAGGAAATATTGGTCGTCATACGTGCAAAATTTGacaaagcaaaagaagaagTGAACTCTGATTTGGCTGTTTTTGCAGCAGATCTGATCGgaattcttgaaaaaaatgcAGATAGTCATCCTGAGTGGCAGGAAACTATTGAGGACTTGCTGGTTTTGGCTCGGAGTTGTGCTATGACATCTCCTGGGGAGTTTTGGCTTCAGTGTGAAGGCATAGTTCAGGAATTGGATGATAGGCGTCAAGAACTTCTGCCAGGCATGCTGAAGCAGCTTCATACCCGAATGCTTTTCATTCTTACAAGGTGTACCAGATTGTTGCAGTTCCATAAAGAGAGCTTGGCTGAGGATGAACATGTTTTCCAGCTTCGTCAACCTACAATCCCGAATTCTGCAGAAAAACGAATTCCTCCCGGCATGGGAAGGGAGTCCAAAAGTTCTAGTGTTGCAAAGGCCTCAAATGCAGCTTCAGCTAGGAAATCTTACAGTCAGGAGCAGCATAGCTTGGATTGGAAAAGAGACCATGTTATTCAACCAGGAAATTTTCTCTCACCTCCTGCAGATGATGCTTTAAAAAACTTGGAGTCTCCCTTAGTCAGGGATAAGATGGCTTCTTGGAAGAAACTCCCATCTCCACCAGGAAAAAACATGAAAGATACTGTTCTGTTGAAGGAGCAGCATGAGAGTAAGGTTGAAACATTGATGAAGGTAAATAGCAGGAGAGCCACTTCTGACACAGATTTGGCTGTAGCTAAGCCTCCTGAGCTTCCTCCTGCAAAAGATTCCCAAGAACATTCCTCCAAGCACCAACACAGAATTTCTTGGGGTTATGGGGGAGATCAGCAACATATATCTGATGAAACTTCAATTATATGTCGCATTTGTGAGGAGGAGGTCCCCACTTTAAACGTGGAAGGTCATTCAAGAATTTGTGCTATTGCTGATCGATGTGATCAGAAAGGTCTACGTGTCAACGAGCGTCTTGTCAGTATTTCTGAAGCTCTTGAGAAAATGACAGAATCATTTGCTCAGAAGGATGTTCAACATGTAGTGGAAAGTCCAGATGTTGCAAAAGTATCAAATTCGAGTGTGACAGAAGAATCTGATATTCTTTCTCCAAAACTCAGTGATTGGTCTCGAAGAGGCTCAGAGGACATGCTTGATTGTTTTCCGGAAGCTGATAATTCAGTGTTTATGGATGATTTGAAAGGTTTACCTTCCATGACATGTAAAACTCGCTTTGGTCCAAAATCCGATCAAGGAATGACAACGTCATCTGCTGGCAGTATGACTCCCCGGTCTCCATTATTGACACCAAGGAGCAGTCAGATTGACTTGCTCTTGGCAGGAAAGGGTGCCTACTCGGAGCATGATGATGTTCCACAGGTACTTCCTTTGTCTTCTTTAGTTCTCTGATGGGGAGTTGCAACACCACTtatgacaataaataaacatatatgtGACTATAATGCCAATTAAATTGTATGAGGTGGTGGCTGAGTTGTGAGTTCAAGTGCTGCTAGATGTGTAagttaggcctcatttgttttcacatatgagataagatgagttgagataaaagttgaataaaatattgttagaatatattttttaatattatttttgttttggaatttgaaaaaattgaattatttatttgattgtgTAGGAATTTGGGAAAATTgcaatgattaaatgagatgagatgagatgagttgtgaaaacaaacgaggccttagttaCCAAgccagaaattaaaaaaatatatatatctcattgtAGTATCAGTTTGAGTTTTCAAACTTAAACTGTCTACTTTGTAGGATATCACTTTCAATAGGAGAAAGTAATCTAATTAGATTAATTAAGGAACTTATCATATTAACAATGCTCTTTGTTAAATCTGCTAAAGGTGCTTTAGGACTACTCAAGTGGTGCTGATCCTAGGGGTGAAAGATTTTTGGTCCGGACCGAAAACACCAAcaagaccggaccggaccggaccggaccgaaaatcAAGTTGGTTGGTCTCGGTCCATGG comes from Juglans microcarpa x Juglans regia isolate MS1-56 chromosome 8S, Jm3101_v1.0, whole genome shotgun sequence and encodes:
- the LOC121244696 gene encoding probable serine/threonine protein kinase IREH1 isoform X4, coding for MVFKGRFFSSSKKSDSSSADGSNSNSPRSLATNSNSPSRSDKKKPKAASTTSSKDNPSGTRTQFKDGAQKKDSKGKETVTPSQTPSKPGSNLGSGSGSRTKKEVIPAEAPSTVSPILASSLGLNRIKTRSGPLPQESFFGFRSSDKGSALGASNLSRHVKVDTGSGSGSGSGTGGKKEAVGPSRMLGFQEHWVDNGSNSDSMSTGSAQSKDQSPNVIARSCLQNGESSSQPGRYGSSWGHSRGLRSSDVCTTETAYDCDNPKESESPRFQAILRLTSAPRKKPTDIKSFSHELNSKGVRPFPFWKSRGLNNLEEILVVIRAKFDKAKEEVNSDLAVFAADLIGILEKNADSHPEWQETIEDLLVLARSCAMTSPGEFWLQCEGIVQELDDRRQELLPGMLKQLHTRMLFILTRCTRLLQFHKESLAEDEHVFQLRQPTIPNSAEKRIPPGMGRESKSSSVAKASNAASARKSYSQEQHSLDWKRDHVIQPGNFLSPPADDALKNLESPLVRDKMASWKKLPSPPGKNMKDTVLLKEQHESKVETLMKVNSRRATSDTDLAVAKPPELPPAKDSQEHSSKHQHRISWGYGGDQQHISDETSIICRICEEEVPTLNVEGHSRICAIADRCDQKGLRVNERLVSISEALEKMTESFAQKDVQHVVESPDVAKVSNSSVTEESDILSPKLSDWSRRGSEDMLDCFPEADNSVFMDDLKGLPSMTCKTRFGPKSDQGMTTSSAGSMTPRSPLLTPRSSQIDLLLAGKGAYSEHDDVPQMNELADIARCVANTPLDDDRSMPYLLSCLEDLRIVIERRKFDALTVETFGARIEKLIREKYLQLCEMVDDEKIDITSTIIDEDAPLEDDVVRSLRTSPIHSSKDRTSIDDFEIIKPISRGAFGRVFLAKKRTTGDLFAIKVLKKADMIRKNAVESILAERDILISVRNPFVVRFFYSFTCRDNLYLVMEYLNGGDLYSILRNLGCLDEDVARVYIAEVVLALEYLHSLRVVHRDLKPDNLLIAHDGHIKLVGHPYLWKMNQSYLYPSISEKGGKNALLWAHLIIWHQRYFWEQDMVRIAFS